One segment of Castanea sativa cultivar Marrone di Chiusa Pesio chromosome 3, ASM4071231v1 DNA contains the following:
- the LOC142626941 gene encoding sodium/hydrogen exchanger 2-like, translating into MGIELSYAVSKLQSLSTSDHASVVSMNLFVALLCACIVIGHLLEENRWVNESITALVIGVCTGIVILLVSGGKSSHLLVFSEDLFFIYLLPPIIFNAGFQVKKKRFFENFMTIILFGAVGTLISCGIISLGVIQIFKKLDIGSLDIGDYLAIGAIFAATDSVCTLQVLNQDETPLLYSLVFGEGVVNDATSVVLFNAIQSFDVTQIDPRIALHFTGNLLYLFVTSTLLGAMTGLLSAYIIKKLYFGRHSTDREVALMMLMAYLSYMLAELFYLSGILTVFFCGIVMSHYTWHNVTEGSRVTTKHAFATLSFVAETFIFLYVGMDALDIEKWRFVSDSPGTSVAVSSILIVLIMVGRAAFVFPLSFLINLFKKNQSEKISLRKQVVIWWAGLMRGAVSMALAYNQFTRLGHTQLRANAILITSTITVVLFSTVVFGLMTKPLIRFLARSKQTTSMVMSDPSTPKSVSVPLLGEGLDSELDIPRPGSIRALLATPTHTVHYYWRKFDNAFMRPVFGGRGFVPFVPGSPTERSFAQGEGE; encoded by the exons TGATCACGCCTCTGTGGTCTCCATGAACCTCTTCGTGGCACTCCTCTGCGCGTGTATTGTGATCGGCCATCTTCTCGAGGAGAATCGTTGGGTTAACGAGTCAATCACTGCCCTTGTGATT GGTGTGTGTACTGGAATTGTTATTTTGCTCGTGAGCGGTGGGAAAAGCTCGCATCTTTTAGTGTTTAGTGAAGATCTTTTCTTCATATACCTTCTGCCGCCAATCATATTCAATGCTGG GTTTCAGGTGAAGAAGAAGcgattttttgaaaactttatgACAATCATTCTCTTTGGTGCTGTTGGTACATTAATATCCTGTGGCATCATATCATTAG GTGTCATTCAGATCTTCAAAAAACTGGATATTGGTTCATTGGACATAGGGGATTATCTAG CAATTGGTGCAATATTTGCTGCAACGGATTCTGTATGCACATTGCAG GTGCTTAATCAGGATGAGACACCTTTACTCTACAGTCTTGTATTTGGGGAGGGTGTTGTAAATGATGCCACATCTGTGGTGCTTTTCAATGCGATCCAGAGCTTTGACGTCACTCAAATTGACCCCAGAATTGCTTTGCATTTCACTGGAAACCTCCTTTATTTGTTTGTCACAAGCACATTGCTAGGGGCAATg ACTGGGCTATTAAGTGCTTACATCATCAAAAAGCTATATTTTGGCAG GCACTCAACTGATCGAGAAGTTGCTCTAATGATGCTCATGGCATACCTTTCATATATGTTGGCTGAA TTGTTCTATTTAAGTGGCATTCTCACTGTGTTCTTTTGTGGGATTGTGATGTCCCATTACACCTGGCACAATGTAACCGAGGGTTCAAGAGTTACTACCAA GCATGCTTTTGCAACCCTGTCATTTGTTGCTGAGACTTTTATATTCCTTTATGTTGGAATGGATGCCTTGGACATTGAAAAGTGGAGATTTGTTAGTGACAG TCCTGGAACATCAGTGGCAGTGAGTTCAATACTGATAGTTCTGATAATGGTTGGAAGAGCAGCTTTTGTTTTCCCCCTATCATTCTTAATCaacctatttaaaaaaaatcaaagtgagAAAATCAGCCTCAGGAAGCAA GTGGTAATATGGTGGGCTGGTCTCATGAGAGGTGCTGTGTCTATGGCACTCGCTTATAATCAG TTCACACGATTAGGGCATACTCAATTGCGAGCGAATGCAATCTTGATCACCAGCACCATAACTGTTGTTCTCTTCAGCACAGTG GTGTTTGGGTTGATGACTAAACCACTTATACGGTTCTTGGCTCGTTCAAAACAAACAACCAGCATGGTGATGTCAGATCCATCGACTCCAAAATCAGTCTCTGTGCCACTTCTTGGGGAGGGGCTGGATTCTGAGCTTGATATACCACGACCGGGCAGCATACGTGCACTCCTGGCCACCCCTACACACACAGTCCACTATTACTGGCGTAAGTTTGATAATGCCTTCATGCGACCTGTATTTGGTGGCCGGGGTTTTGTTCCATTTGTTCCTGGATCACCAACTGAACGGAGTTTCGCACAAGGGGAAGGGGAATGA
- the LOC142628534 gene encoding uncharacterized protein LOC142628534, whose protein sequence is MIVGGTTSARWSKKARKTYLRMVQSVQLTGSSLKMTRSDNPSIGFSEEDARRLHHPHDDVLVISIRAGDYNMHRVLVDNESSADILYYPAFQQMGIGRERLVPTNAPLVGFGGTRVYLLGVVTLSVMVGDYPQKVTKDVAFLVVDCSSAYNAILGRPTLNAWKAVTLTYHLMVKFPTEYGTGELGGNQVAA, encoded by the coding sequence atgattgtagggggcactacTTCTGCAAGGTGGTCCAAAAAGGCTAGAAAAACCTATTTGCGGAtggttcaaagcgtccagtTGACAGGCTCCTCACTGAAAATGACGCGAAGTGATAACCCCAGCATTGGGTTTTCGGAAGAAGATgcgcgacgccttcaccacccacatgacgatgTGCTCGTCATCAGCATACgggcaggggactacaacatgcatcgagttttggtggacaacgAAAGCTCAGcggatatcctctactaccccgcgttccagcaaatggggattggtaGAGAACGACTAGTCCCAACGAATGCACCCCTTGTTGGCTTCGGAGGGACAAGGGTCTACCTTTTGGGCGTCGTCACGTTGTCTGTGATGGTCGGGGATTACCCACAGAAAGTAACCAAGGATGTAGCTTTTCTTGTGGTCGACTGCTCTTCTGCTTATAACGCCATCCTCGGACGGCCCACTCTTAATGCATGGAAGGCGGTTACCTTGACCTACCATCTAATGGTCAAATTCCCCACCGAATACGGAACTGGAGAGCTGGgtggaaatcaggtggctgcatGA